In the Sandaracinus amylolyticus genome, GCGGCGCGCCGCCTCTTCGAGCAGCTCGGTCGGTGACGCGACGTCTTCTTCGGCCTCGTCCTCGTCGAGCCCGAGATCGAAGCCCGACTCGCGCATCACCTCGTCGTCGATCGCCGCCTCGGCGCGATCGATCAGCGAGCGCAGCTCCGTCTCCTCGACGAAGAGAAGCTGTCGCTGCTCGAAGAACTCGACGTCGAAGCGTGCGTCGACCGCCCGCACCAGCGGCTCGCTCGCGAGGCGCGCCGCCATCGCCTGCGCGAAGCGGCGCGCTGCCTCGGGATCCTCGTTGTCGATCGCGACGAGGACGTTCGACGTGACCTGCGCGCGATCGAGCACGTCGTGGAGCTGACGGACCGCGGGCCGATCCGCGGGCAGCAGATCGAGGAACGACGATCGAATCGACAGGCCCGACGCGAGCCAGCCCGCGGGCACCATCGATGCAAGGAGCACGAGCACGATCGCCCACGGGTGCCGGTGCGTGACGCGACCGAGCCGCGCGAGCGCTCGCTCGAGAGAAGAAGGAGTGCGCTCGCTCGACATACCTCTGTCCGCCGGCTCTCGAGACCGCATCCGGCCCGCGATCGAGCGGCGGAGCGTGGGCTCAGGCAGGCTCTGATTTCAAGCGCGATGCGCCGGGCAGGCTCGTGGTTGACGGTTTCCACCCATCGCAGTACAAACCCGCGCTCTCCGGGGCGGCCCGTGCGCGTCCGTGCGCCCGGCGCGGCGCAGATGCCGTGGCCCTCCTGGGAAGACACGCGGCCCAACGTGGGTCTGTCGTCGAGGTGTCCGGGTGATCCTCTCCTTCGTACAGCTCCTCCTGTGGCTCCAGCCTGCGGCGACGGGCGCGGGGGGTGGATCCGGTGGTGGCGGCAGCGCCGGCGGCGGCTCGCAGTACTGCATGATGCAGGCGGGCATCATGGTCGCCGTGCTGCTCTTCACCTATTTCTTCATGATCCGGCCTGAGCAGAAGCGCCGCGACGAAGCCGAGGCGCTGCTCAAGTCGCTCCGCAAGGGGATGAAGGTCCGCACCACGGGCGGCATCCTCGGCGAGATCATCAGCATGGACGAGCACACGGTGATCCTCGGGGTCGCCGACAAGGTCCGCATCAACGTGCTCCGC is a window encoding:
- the yajC gene encoding preprotein translocase subunit YajC, translating into MILSFVQLLLWLQPAATGAGGGSGGGGSAGGGSQYCMMQAGIMVAVLLFTYFFMIRPEQKRRDEAEALLKSLRKGMKVRTTGGILGEIISMDEHTVILGVADKVRINVLRSHIAGPEPEKRESTETKDAKANEDKGTKKPDEARS